One Pempheris klunzingeri isolate RE-2024b chromosome 22, fPemKlu1.hap1, whole genome shotgun sequence DNA segment encodes these proteins:
- the LOC139222256 gene encoding asporin, translating into MEVLTLLLMFLTVSGYSYVLQPRLTVTQTAGLDRDRQSEMRNEQLRHASMPVEEKLKAADSTEERRTEEEKTSERLTAEINPEMRRMEEIIKAGFTENIGEILNRNRGYESGSEERPETFNPRFGEDLDKGVEKMREGPPVPSHHPTPDAKVSLQFFPASVTRPNPEVFQSPGHHVKQDELDVKASPNLEDVMTKPSGKTTPSVRSTKINRSSKNKTIKKSKEKKRKKNDITKKASKEVTAPTHFPYFMDNYCPPECACYGRVVQCSDKDVDNVPYGIPYNARYILLMNNHIKSIQLDLLSEYVSMEFLVLSNNQLKDGSIEGAFEGVPALKRLYLDKNLLESVPTDLPVSLEELRLDNNPLRVMSEAAWARCPGLLVLSLSNSSLGNRSDSLPNAVLSPLCKLRTLNLDHNQLTSVPQGLPLTIKELYLKGNLIEQFSGGAFDGISELVVLDLSANRLTNKGLLTESLLNATHLESLNLEGNRLKQVPQHLPRSLKALNLEGNLISSIKKAAFGTLKNLEHLSLAKNKIFKVVPGAFRTLPILHQLDLCHNTLRQVPRQLPHALHSVALMHNKIQSVPRDAFCWGNTTLSRLVQVQLENNLIDMRKLNAQAFRCLRGFQVVHFY; encoded by the exons ATGGAGGTGCTCACACTGCTGCTCATGTTCCTCACAGTTTCTGGATATTCATACGTGTTGCAACCCA GACTGACAGTCACCCAGACCGCTGGGCTGGACAGAGACCGCCAGTCTGAGATGAGGAATGAGCAGCTCAGACATGCTTCTATGCCAGTGGAGGAGAAATTAAAGGCTGCAGACTCCACAGAGgaaaggagaacagaggaggaaaagacgAGTGAAAGACTGACTGCAGAGATCAACCCAGAAATGAGAAGGATGGAGGAAATAATCAAAGCAGGTTTCACTGAGAACATAGGAGAAATCTTAAACCGTAATCGAGGATATGAGTCAGGAAGTGAGGAAAGACCTGAGACATTTAACCCACGTTTCGGGGAAGATTTAGATAAAGGTGTAGAGAAGATGAGAGAAG GTCCTCCAGTACCCTCTCACCATCCCACCCCTGACGCCAAAGTTAGCCTTCAGTTCTTCCCTGCGTCTGTCACTCGTCCCAACCCTGAGGTGTTCCAGAGTCCTGGACATCATGTCAAGCAGGATGAACTGGATGTAAAGGCTAGCCCAAATTTAGAGGATGTCATG ACCAAACCTTCAGGGAAGACGACACCTTCAGTGAGGTCCACCAAAATCAACAGAAGTAGTAAAAATAAGACAATTAAGAAGtccaaggaaaagaaaagaaaaaagaacgaTATAACCAAGAAGGCATCCAAGGAAGTCACCGCGCCAACACACTTTCCCTACTTTATGGACAACTACTGTCCTCCTGAGTGTGCCTGCTATGGAAG AGTGGTCCAGTGCTCGGACAAAGATGTGGATAATGTTCCCTACGGTATTCCCTATAATGCCCGCTACATCCTCCTCATGAATAACCACATCAAAAGCATCCAGCTTGACCTGCTCAGTGAATATGTCTCCATGGAGTTCCTCGTGTTGAGCAACAATCAGCTCAAAGATGGCTCCATAGAGGGGGCTTTTGAGGGGGTCCCAGCTCTGAAGCGGCTCTACCTGGATAAGAACCTCCTAGAGAGCGTCCCAACTGACCTTCCAGTTTCTCTCGAGGAGCTTCGTTTGGACAATAACCCCCTGAGAGTGATGTCTGAGGCAGCCTGGGCCCGGTGTCCTGGCCTCTTGGTGTTGAGCCTCAGCAACAGCAGCCTGGGGAACCGATCTGACTCTCTCCCTAATGCAGTGCTTTCTCCCTTGTGCAAACTGCGCACCCTGAACCTGGATCACAACCAGCTGACATCGGTTCCTCAGGGCTTACCGCTGACAATCAAGGAGCTCTACCTCAAAGGGAACCTCATTGAGCAGTTCAGTGGCGGAGCCTTCGATGGGATATCAGAGCTGGTGGTTTTAGATCTGAGTGCAAACAGactgacaaataaaggtcttctCACGGAGTCCCTTCTCAATGCAACTCACTTGGAGAGCCTCAACTTGGAGGGAAACAGACTAAAACAAGTGCCGCAGCACCTTCCCCGCTCACTTAAAGCTCTAAATCTGGAGGGTAACCTTATATCGTCCATAAAGAAAGCAGCTTTTGGCACCTTGAAAAACCTGGAGCACCTGAGTTTAGCAAAGAATAAAATCTTCAAAGTGGTACCAGGGGCATTCAGGACATTGCCGATCCTGCACCAGTTAGACCTGTGCCACAACACTTTGCGCCAGGTACCCAGACAGCTGCCGCACGCTCTGCACTCCGTGGCGCTCATGCACAATAAGATTCAATCAGTGCCTCGTGATGCTTTCTGCTGGGGTAATACAACTCTCAGCAGGCTCGTACAAGTGCAGTTGGAAAATAATTTAATTGATATGAGGAAGTTGAATGCACAGGCTTTCAGATGCTTACGGGGATTTCAGGTGGTGCACTTCTACTAA